The nucleotide sequence CCGGAAGGTCCCTCGAAGTCCACGACCTTGCGTCCCGCGAGGATCAGTTTCAGCGTGGCGGTCGCTTCATGGTCGATCGCTTCCCACGCCTCGGAAACGATCGGGGCAAATTCGCGTCGCAGGTCGTTCATCGTGCGCTCTCCTGTTTGAGACTTCCGATCCCGAGCGATCCATCGCCTTCCGAGGTTCCGGAACCCTCCTCCTCCATCCCGCTTGCCTCAAGCTCGGTGATCGCCCCCTGTTTGAACAAATAGGATTGCAGTTGGCGGTCGAAATCCGGATCCCGGCGGCGCAGCCACTCCAGGATCATGCAGGCATGCTCCTTCTCTTCGTCCCGGTTATGCGCGAGAATGGCGCGCAGCGCTTCGTCGTCGGTGGCATCGACCCGCTGATCGTACCAATCGACCGCTTCCAACTCCTCCATCAAGGAGACGATCGCCCGGTGCCGATCGATGGTCTCCGGTTTCAATCGATCCGTCTCCTCATGAAATCCCGCACTGGCTGCACCCATGGTCACATCTCCCGCTTCTATCGTGGTGGTCGAAATAAAAATCGGAGGCTTCCTTGAATCGCTTGGCCGACGTCCCCTTTCATTCCGCGACGACAATGAATGCGCCCTTATCCAAGCCGGTATTGCCGTTGCTTGCTTGGTAGGCATAGACGAGGACCTCATAGGTCCCCGGCGCGTCCACTTCAAACGATCCGGCAAACCGGCTCGCCTCGCCCGCATAGCTCAATGCGGTCTGCCCGAAAGGCTCGCCGTTTCGGCTGATCAAGGCGACGATCTCGAATTCATCGGCATCCCACAGCCCCCCGGGGATGATGGGACAACCGCACATCATCGTCACCTTGGCTTTGATTTCGATGGTCCGGGGCACGCCCGCCAACTCCCCGGGGACGGACGGAGCCAGCAGGTCGACGATCAGGCCCGGCATCTCCAGAAGCCAACCGTGGCCGCCCGTCAAATGTTTCCCGGGAACGACCCACTGAACGGCTGAAACGCGGTTCGCCCCTTGCGGATGCGCCAAGGGACCGAAGGCGGCCACCTCGATCAGGCGGGGTTCATCCAGATCGAGGGTGGCGGAAAACTTGGCCGCGTCGGGGGTGGACAGCGCACTTCCCGGCACGCGGTCCCGCCGCATGATGCGATCGGTATCGCCGGTCCCCCCTTGGGTGACTCCCTGCGCCAAGAGCTCGCCGGTATTCAGGTCGGTGACCGTGATCCGCGCCCCGCCCATACCGGTGCCGATGAACTTGGCCCCCTTGCTGATGACGCGAACATCGATGTGCGTCGGTTCACCCCGGCCGGGTTCCGCAAAGCTCAATAACGCCGCGGCGGCAATAAAGGTCATCCACATCCAGCAGGTGCGAACCGATCCGCACTGCCCGCCGAGGCTCCATCGAAACTTCCTTTTCGTCTCCTCTCGGAGCGCTTCAGTGATGCCGGTCGGCATCCAAAAATTGGCACGATTACTAGTACCCATATTCGGCGGCCCTCCTTCGTCAATCGTCCCTCCGGCGAATATTCCCGGTCGGAGCCAGAATAGACCAATAACCGGTCCGTTTCAATTTCCTGTCGGGACAGCCGCATAAAGGGCGGACAAGGTAGGCGTATCGTTTGCGGTCTAAACGCCGTTTGAAGAAAGCTCCGTCTTCTTCGCCCGGTTTGGAAAAGAAACTTCCAGAACGAGACAGCCTTGGTCGGTTCGAAACGGCCCATGCACCTCGCCGGGTGGTCTGCTCGCGTAATGCCCGGCTTCCAGCCACCTCTCGAAGGCTTGATCGTAAAGGCGGCCGCTCACGATAAAAATTTCTTCGGGATAGGCGTGGCTTTTGCCGCCGAAGGAGGTGGTATCCGCGCCCGGAAAGAAACGCGTCAAACGGGTATATTCTCCCGTTTCCTCATCGATGCTCAGGGTCAATTCCTCGGCCATGCCTTCGAGACCCGCGATCGGCTGCCATTTATCCCGGTTCTCCGAACGCAAGGGATTCCAGTATGTAGCAGTGGTTTTGGCCATTTCCGCAAGCCTCCATTTTCGACGGCTCTTTCCATCCAATTTTGACCGGTATTGCATTATGCACCGATCGGCCATGGAATTCACCGGCCGTATCGATCATGGACGCTCCTGCACCCCTTGGGCAATACGCTCCAGCATGGCCTGCTCGATGAATTGGCGCGCCCCCGCCATCCGATCGTCGGGATCGAGGCGGGCGGCTTCCTCCAGCTCGCGGGCGGCGCCGTCGGCGTCTCCGGTTAAAAAAAGCCCTTGGGCGTAATTGAGACGATAGGCCGGATCGTCGGGCTCGAGTGCTACTTGGCGACGGGTCAAACGGAGCGCGGCCGCGTATTGCCGATGCCGGAAGGCGTATTGAATCCCCAGAACGAGGAGCTCGACGCGCCATTTACGCGCCAGCTTGGGATTGCTCAAAAGGGCCTCGGTGGGACGCAGCAAAACCTCGGGAGGCAGCTTCCAGCGCCCTTTTTCCTCGTCCTTGAACAGGCGGCTGAGGGTATAAATCACATTGGCCGCCACCGGCCCTTCCCGCATGTGCGCGCACAATTCGTCCACCAGGGCCGAGTCCACCGGCTTGCGGTCGAGCGCGTCGAGCGTCAACAGGCCGAACCGCCCCACCAGATAGTAGTCGTCGTGGCGATTGGCCTGTTTGTAGAAGGTCCGGGCCAATTCCCGTAATTCGCGCGCCTGCTTGGAGTCGCGCCCGTAGCGCTCGGCGGTCTCGATCAGCACCCGCCCCATGGTGAAATTGGCCCGCACCGACTCCGGATGGTGAGTCACCTCGGCCATCGCCAAGCGGCGCTGATCCGACCAAGCGGCCGAGCGCGCCCAGGTGCCCCCCGCCGCGAGCGCCGCGAATCCGACAACCGCGAGAACCCGCGCCGCGAGCAGCGGCTCGCCGCCGACCGGAGCGCCGCGCAAGCGCGTCAATACCCTTCCGAAGCGCGGATGGAGCAAGTAATAAAACAGCGCCAGAAGCACTCCGTAGCCGGGCACATAGTTGCGGTGTTCATGGACGATTTCCAGCGGAAAAATGGTCGATTCCATGGCATGTCCGCCGAGAAAAAACAAAACCCCGAAGGCGAACATCGGCGCCCGCCGATGCAGGGCGACCGCCACCGCAGCCACCAAGCCCCATTCCAAGATGGCGAACAGCGTCATGGGCGGGTCCAGCAACCCGTGGGATAGAGGAATGTCGTCGTGGAACAGGCCCATGTCGCGAATGTCGGGCACCAACAGAAAATGCACGTACCACCACAAAATCCGAGGCTCGGTCAAAACCCGCTCGGTCAGAGTGAAGGTCCGCGAACCGTACCCGCTCGCCAGCTGGTCGAGATGCAAGCCCAGGTAGTACACCGCGCCTCCCAGCGCCGGCACCACCGCCCAAGCCAGATTCAGCCCCACCGCCGTCCGGCGCAGCATCGGCGTCGCCGCTTGGAAGCGGAAAAACAACCATTCGATCAGGAAAGCGAACCCCCCGATCAAAAGCCCGTTTTCCTTGGACAGGGCCGCCAACGCCCCCAAACCGCCGATGCCGGCGAGAATCCAGGCCAGCCCCAGCCGGGGACGGGGCGGTTGCCGCAGCCACAGCCGGCGCCCGAGCATATACAGAATCAAGCCCGTGAAGGTGAACAGGGCCGCCAGGCTGGTCATCCGCTGCACCGTGTAGGTCACCGACGTCAGATTCAGGGGATGCAGCAGCCACACCGCGCTCACCGCCGCCGCGATCCAGCCCGCCCGCCGGGGTCCGACGGGTATTCCCCGGATCTCCCGCAACACCCCGAGAAGCAGCACCGTCAGACCGTATACCAGCGCGCCGTTGAAGAGGTGGATCAGGACGTTGGTGAATTTGAACCAGTAGGGGTCCATGCCGGCGGCGATCACGTTGAGCCCGAAGCTCAGCATGCTGACCGGCCGCTTCAAGGGACCGGCATCCCCGGAAAACGCCACCGCGCTCAACGAATCCCAAGTGGGCTTGGCGTGTTTCAGCGCTTCGTTGAGAGCCAGGTTGGGCTGGTCGTCGAACAAAAAGCCACCGACCAATCCCGGCAGATAGGTCCAGAAAGCGAGAAACGCGGCGGCCAGAACCGTCAGAATCGGCAGGCAGCGGAAAAAATGATCGCGCATGTTCATTCCCTAAAATTGCATTGCAAAGAACCGTTAAATAGAATTTTTTCCGCAAATTCCGGACCAATAAAGACGCAACCCGGGAGTCTGTTTCAGAACACGATATACCGTCCAGGTTCACGCGGCATGACAGATATATCTAATTGAAATGAAAGATATCTTTTGATTCATACCCCCCTCACCCCAACCCTCTCCCGCCAGCGGGAGCTATTGCGACACCCCCGCCAACTTGGCATTCGCGATTACCCCGACCCTCGCACGCGTTTTGAAACTCCCAGAGCCCAGCCCGATTGCAAAGCTTTACAGACCACCTTCCTCTCGCCCATCCGCCAAAGTTGCTAAAATGGCTTGAACGGTTTCCATAGGAGGCGAGAAATGACGGCACTGGCGGCTCAATCCCTGCTCACCCCGGAGGAGTACCTGGCCTTCGAGGAAAGAAGCTTCGAGATCAAGCACGAATATCTGGCCGGCGAGATCTGGGCGATGGTCGGCGGCACCGACCGGCATAACACCGTCACCTTGAATTTGGCCGCCTTGCTGAAAAGTCATCTGCGCGGCACACCGTGCCGGACCTTCATGGCCGACATGAAACTCCGGATCGACGAGGCCGACGCCTTTTTCTACCCCGACGTGTTCGTGACCTGCGACCGGCAGGACCAACAGGAAAGGCTCTACAAGCGCCGCCCGCAGTTCATCGCCGAGGTGGTTTCCCCTTCCACGGAATATTTCGACCGGGGGCGAAAATTCCATATTTACCGCCAATCGCAGACCCTGAAGGAATA is from Methylohalobius crimeensis 10Ki and encodes:
- a CDS encoding encapsulin-associated ferritin-like protein: MGAASAGFHEETDRLKPETIDRHRAIVSLMEELEAVDWYDQRVDATDDEALRAILAHNRDEEKEHACMILEWLRRRDPDFDRQLQSYLFKQGAITELEASGMEEEGSGTSEGDGSLGIGSLKQESAR
- a CDS encoding cupin domain-containing protein, with the translated sequence MAKTTATYWNPLRSENRDKWQPIAGLEGMAEELTLSIDEETGEYTRLTRFFPGADTTSFGGKSHAYPEEIFIVSGRLYDQAFERWLEAGHYASRPPGEVHGPFRTDQGCLVLEVSFPNRAKKTELSSNGV
- a CDS encoding tetratricopeptide repeat protein; translation: MRDHFFRCLPILTVLAAAFLAFWTYLPGLVGGFLFDDQPNLALNEALKHAKPTWDSLSAVAFSGDAGPLKRPVSMLSFGLNVIAAGMDPYWFKFTNVLIHLFNGALVYGLTVLLLGVLREIRGIPVGPRRAGWIAAAVSAVWLLHPLNLTSVTYTVQRMTSLAALFTFTGLILYMLGRRLWLRQPPRPRLGLAWILAGIGGLGALAALSKENGLLIGGFAFLIEWLFFRFQAATPMLRRTAVGLNLAWAVVPALGGAVYYLGLHLDQLASGYGSRTFTLTERVLTEPRILWWYVHFLLVPDIRDMGLFHDDIPLSHGLLDPPMTLFAILEWGLVAAVAVALHRRAPMFAFGVLFFLGGHAMESTIFPLEIVHEHRNYVPGYGVLLALFYYLLHPRFGRVLTRLRGAPVGGEPLLAARVLAVVGFAALAAGGTWARSAAWSDQRRLAMAEVTHHPESVRANFTMGRVLIETAERYGRDSKQARELRELARTFYKQANRHDDYYLVGRFGLLTLDALDRKPVDSALVDELCAHMREGPVAANVIYTLSRLFKDEEKGRWKLPPEVLLRPTEALLSNPKLARKWRVELLVLGIQYAFRHRQYAAALRLTRRQVALEPDDPAYRLNYAQGLFLTGDADGAARELEEAARLDPDDRMAGARQFIEQAMLERIAQGVQERP
- a CDS encoding Uma2 family endonuclease; this translates as MTALAAQSLLTPEEYLAFEERSFEIKHEYLAGEIWAMVGGTDRHNTVTLNLAALLKSHLRGTPCRTFMADMKLRIDEADAFFYPDVFVTCDRQDQQERLYKRRPQFIAEVVSPSTEYFDRGRKFHIYRQSQTLKEYWLIDPNEMRVDTYRRLPDDDWILHTYAAAEDAVPLRCLELELKIADVYEDVE